One genomic segment of Mastomys coucha isolate ucsf_1 unplaced genomic scaffold, UCSF_Mcou_1 pScaffold22, whole genome shotgun sequence includes these proteins:
- the Srrd gene encoding SRR1-like protein — protein MAAVVAAPEPWSAVAPRRKRAAGRRPRRGEESQAEPEADGEAVLRRLREAEEDLRISDFCSSALETITECLRKQLEQLQPLTEALGRLHLGSSPGGLGEPMASSTSHVKCVCYGLGTFASCPTARIQLAFMLLFLEKCQIPRSHCWVYDPLFSQTEVSVLTSLGVTVLSENEEGKHSVQGQPTVFYMPHCGTALYNNLLWSNWSADALSRVVIIGNSFQGLEERLLARILQENYPYIAKILKGLEEVPLPQTPRYTDTFNDTSVHWFPLLKLEGLPEDLWAFREEPDYQNCEDLEIIRRPTDCSAGVAGKFLPSGPGTTVHTIPDPLPGQEYRPTGDTESHPALVAWPPK, from the exons ATGGCGGCGGTCGTGGCAGCTCCGGAACCCTGGAGCGCGGTGGCTCCGCGGAGGAAGCGCGCAGCGGGAAGACGGCCCCGGCGGGGCGAGGAGTCCCAGGCCGAGCCGGAGGCGGACGGCGAGGCGGTGCTGCGCCGCCTGCGGGAGGCCGA GGAGGACCTTCGGATCTCTGATTTCTGCAGTTCAGCACTGG AAACCATCACCGAGTGCCTTAGGAAACAGCTGGAGCAACTGCAGCCGTTAACAGAAGCCCTCGGAAGGCTGCACCTTGGTTCATCACCTGGTGGGTTGGGAGAGCCCATGGCCTCAAGCACCTCccatgtgaagtgtgtgtgttatGGTCTTGGGACCTTTgcctcctgccccactgctcgGATTCAGCTTGCTTTTATGCTTCTCTTTCTGGAGAAGTGCCAG ATCCCCAGAAGCCACTGCTGGGTCTATGACCCTCTGTTCAGTCAGACTGAGGTTTCGGTTCTCACCTCCCTCGGTGTAACTGTCCTCAGTGAGAATGAG GAAGGCAAGCACAGTGTCCAGGGCCAGCCCACTGTCTTCTACATGCCACACTGTGGGACAGCTCTCTACAACAATCTGCTGTGGAGCAACTGGTCTGCAGATGCCCTGTCCAGGGTGGTCATCATTGGGAACAGTTTCCAAGGCCTCGAGGAGAG GTTGTTGGCGAGGATTCTGCAGGAAAATTACCCCTACATTGCAAAG ATTCTGAAAGGCCTGGAGGAGGTCCCGCTGCCTCAGACTCCCCGGTACACCGATACCTTTAATGACACATCTGTCCACTGGTTCCCGCTCCTGAAGCTGGAAGGATTGCCTGAGGACCTGTGGGCATTCCGGGAAGAGCCAGACTACCAGAACTGTGAGGACCTGGAGATCATCAGGAGACCCACAGACTGCTCAGCTGGAGTAGCAGGAAAGTTCTTGCCATCTGGGCCAGGGACCACGGTGCACACCATACCAGATCCTTTGCCAGGCCAGGAATACAGGCCAACTGGGGACACTGAGTCACATCCTGCCCTGGTGGCCTGGCCTCCCAAATAG